From the Theobroma cacao cultivar B97-61/B2 chromosome 2, Criollo_cocoa_genome_V2, whole genome shotgun sequence genome, one window contains:
- the LOC18609864 gene encoding 1-aminocyclopropane-1-carboxylate oxidase homolog 4 has protein sequence MAATMNGENQYDRTEEVKRFDESKIGVKGLVDSGLTSVPRFFIHPPETLSDLKPKTKPESVVIPAIDLSGPRSTVVEQVASASRSFGFFQIVNHGIPVQVLDRTIGSIRAFHEQPTDVKARFYRRDTGTGVSFISNIDLFHSKAASWRDTLQIKLGPTLAELEEIPEVCRDEAVEWNKESRALGERLMGLLSEGLGLDTDRLKNTTCLEARLMVGHYYPCCPQPDLTVGLSSHTDPGVLTVLLQDHIGGLQIKHEGEWVDVKPVPGALVINIADILQILSNDEYTSVEHRVLANPSHEPRVSVAVFFNASARDALYGPFPELTSAGKPALYRQFTYNDYMRRFFTKELDGKTLTNYYRL, from the exons ATGGCAGCAACTATGAATGGCGAAAACCAATACGACAGAACCGAAGAAGTAAAACGATTCGACGAATCAAAAATCGGAGTTAAAGGGCTAGTCGATTCAGGCCTCACCTCCGTTCCTCGCTTCTTCATCCACCCACCCGAAACTCTATCCGACCTCAAACCTAAAACCAAACCCGAGTCCGTTGTCATCCCAGCCATCGACCTCTCGGGGCCCAGGTCAACGGTCGTGGAGCAAGTTGCCAGTGCATCTCGATCCTTTGGGTTCTTCCAGATTGTAAACCATGGAATTCCCGTGCAGGTTCTGGACCGTACGATTGGTTCCATCAGAGCTTTCCATGAGCAGCCAACGGACGTCAAGGCAAGGTTCTATCGTAGGGACACGGGAACCGGCGTATCCTTCATTTCCAACATTGACTTGTTTCACTCTAAGGCCGCGAGCTGGAG GGATACTCTCCAGATAAAACTAGGACCTACCCTAGCGGAGCTCGAGGAGATTCCTGAGGTTTGTAGAGACGAGGCAGTTGAGTGGAACAAAGAGAGCAGAGCATTAGGGGAGCGGTTGATGGGGTTGTTGTCCGAAGGGCTGGGTTTGGATACGGACAGGCTCAAGAACACTACCTGTTTGGAGGCAAGACTTATGGTGGGCCACTACTATCCTTGCTGTCCCCAGCCTGATCTGACGGTTGGCCTTTCATCTCATACGGATCCGGGAGTCCTGACGGTGTTGCTGCAGGATCACATTGGTGGTTTGCAGATTAAGCATGAAGGGGAATGGGTGGATGTCAAACCTGTTCCTGGTGCTCTTGTTATAAACATTGCAGATATTCTTCAG ATTCTGTCAAATGACGAGTACACAAGTGTGGAGCATAGAGTGCTGGCCAATCCTTCCCATGAACCTCGTGTGTCGGTTGCTGTTTTCTTCAATGCTAGTGCCAGGGATGCCTTATATGGACCATTTCCTGAGCTTACTTCAGCAGGGAAACCAGCCCTCTACCGTCAATTCACATATAATGACTACATGAGAAGGTTCTTCACCAAGGAACTGGATGGCAAAACTTTGACAAATTACTATAGACTGTAG